The DNA segment AACTCGGCGATGTCCTTTTCTTTAAAATAAATGGCAAAAAAGTTAGCCATGTCGGGCTATATCTTGGCAACAATAAATTTATTCATGCTACCACAAGCAAAGGTGTGATTATTAGCAACCTCGAAGAAAATTATTACGCAACAAGATATTATAAATGCGGACGTCTTTTAAAACTGAATTAATCACTAAAATCTTTTTCAAATAAACTTTCAAATATTTCATCTAAAATAATATTGTGATCAAAAGCCAATTTTGGCAACTGTTTTACAGAAAACCATTTTAATGATGCAGCATCATCGCCAGCAAATGCTTCTGGAAAAGAATCCAACTGCAAGGTAAAAACCACAGAAATTGTGCGTCCTCGCGGGTCTCTATTTGGGTTACTATATGCTTTAAATTGTTTTAACCCACTCAAAGCTAGAGACGTTTCTTCTTTCAATTCTCGCTCAACAGCATTTTCAAGCGTTTCATTTTCATCAACAAATCCGCCAGGCAAAGCAAAAAAACCTGAATATGGATCATGTTTTCGCTCTATTAAAAGCACATACATATCGTTTTCACATGGAGCAAATATAGCTGCATCAACAGTTACAGCAGG comes from the Bacteroidales bacterium genome and includes:
- a CDS encoding NUDIX hydrolase, producing MKYCYDYPRPAVTVDAAIFAPCENDMYVLLIERKHDPYSGFFALPGGFVDENETLENAVERELKEETSLALSGLKQFKAYSNPNRDPRGRTISVVFTLQLDSFPEAFAGDDAASLKWFSVKQLPKLAFDHNIILDEIFESLFEKDFSD